GATCGAATGTGTTTCACCCAGATCGCGTCGAAACGCCGCAGGCGAGTATCCTCGTTGTCGGTATCACTTAGGCAGACCCTGTTGCCGCCTGCGCTGCGACCTTCGCGCTTTGCGGTAATCACCGCGGCAATCTGTTCCTCAAGCGAGTTAAAGATCCCGCTAATCGCACAAATACCCACTGTACAGGTGAGGTGAATAGTCTGATTTGCAATGTCAAACGGAAATTCCCGAATGTAATCGACGAGTTGCTGACCCCATGCCTGTGCGTCCTGTTCACTGCCGCGCTCCAGCAAAACCATTAACATCGTGCCTTCAAAGCGACCGGCAAAGTCGCGTGGATGCAGCCGCAGCCGAATTTGTTCCGCGAGCTGCGCAAGTATGTCCTCGGAAGCAAGGATGCCTACGTCATTTTGAACGGTTGAAAAATGATCGGGCTGAATACAAGCCAGCACATACATACCAGACGAGGGCTTGTTTGCGCTGCGTTTTTGCATGCGCTCCAGAAATTGCTGGCGGTGATAGAAAAGGGTGGTTGGATCGCGTTGTAGCGCGTCGTGAACCAGCTTCGTGGGTTCTTCGACTGCAGCAGGTCGCTGCGCAATTTCGATTTGCACGTGCGGGCCGTCTTCGAATTCCACCAACTGGAAGCACAGCGCAAGTTTGGTTGATTCACCATTGGCAGTGTGTGCTTTGACATCGAGCTGATCTTCGGCCGGCCACTTGCCTTTCATCGTTGCTACAAGAGCGCCCTTGATGGCCGCATGACTCTCCGCTTCAAAGCTGTCCATCAGTGGCAGCCCGGCCACGTCGTCTTCATTCGCAGCTTTAAACAGTTCGACCCAGGCACTGTTCACACTGGTAATGATGCCGTCCTGTGCGTAGGCGATCGCACTTTCCGAGCGCTCCATATACTGGTGCAACTGACGCTTGTATTCGTTGGCAGCGTTGACGGTCGAATTCAGGGCTCTCTCCAGCCGCAATGCACGCAGCTCCCGCTCCATGATTGCCAACCAGCGCGTCCGGTGATTCGTTGAAACGAGGTCGCGCGCACCGTCTTTCATCGCGGCCTGGATGGCGGCTTCATCCGGTTCCGCCTGTACGGCAATAACCGGAAGCTCAGGGTGGTAGCTGTCTTTCTGACGGACAACCTGGCGCACCTCGTCCGGATAGCTGTCCTGGAAAAGGATGATGAGTTCCGTCTTGTTCTCGCTCAGTATCTTGTCGAGTTGGCTGGGGTCAGCTGCCCATTCGCAGTGGGCGGCATGGCCTGAGCTGCGCAATGTAACATTGACGCACTCAACGTCTTCCTGGTTGCGTGTCAGTACAGCAACGGAAATGCCGTGATTCTGGTTCAAAATTCAGTCCTGCCGGCGACAAGCGAATCTTGCCCGGCCAGATTAATTAAAATAGGGGTCGCTTCAATTGCTCCGGGGGCAGAGTAGCCCCTAGGAGCCGCTTGATTCCGTGATGGCCATCAAGTTCTGCGACGCGGATCACGATCTACTATGTGAATCAGTCGCTTATTGGGTGCCGATCGAGGGCTCAGGGCTCCCCACAGGCTTGGTTTCGCCGCCAATGCGGAACGGGTATCATACGGCCGGCCGCGACACTGTGATTGCGGCCACATTTTTTGGCGTACCAGGCGCCGACCCGCAAGGGGCCGGTGAAAAGAGCACATGGCAAGCTATAGCACCAGCGAATTTCGCTCAGGACTGCGTTTCATTATGGACAATGATCCTTGCATCATTGTTGAGAACGAGTTCGTCAAGCCGGGCAAGGGGCAAGCGTTCAATCGCGTTCGTATCAAGAACCTCAAGACCGGCAAGACCGTCGACAAGACCTTCAAGTCCGGTGACAGCGTCGAAGCCGCTGATGTTGTCGATACCGAAATGCAGTACCTCTACAACGACGGTGAATTCTGGCACTTCATGGTGCCGGATACATTCGAGCAACACGCCGCCGACGAAAAAGCGGTTGCAGACGCGAAGGCCTGGCTCAAAGAGCAGGACATGT
The DNA window shown above is from Woeseia oceani and carries:
- the efp gene encoding elongation factor P, giving the protein MASYSTSEFRSGLRFIMDNDPCIIVENEFVKPGKGQAFNRVRIKNLKTGKTVDKTFKSGDSVEAADVVDTEMQYLYNDGEFWHFMVPDTFEQHAADEKAVADAKAWLKEQDMCQITLWNNVPLIVMPPNFVELEIVETDPGVRGDTASGGVKPAKLSTGAVVRVPLFVEQGEVIRVDTRSGDYVSRVK
- a CDS encoding EAL domain-containing protein, with translation MNQNHGISVAVLTRNQEDVECVNVTLRSSGHAAHCEWAADPSQLDKILSENKTELIILFQDSYPDEVRQVVRQKDSYHPELPVIAVQAEPDEAAIQAAMKDGARDLVSTNHRTRWLAIMERELRALRLERALNSTVNAANEYKRQLHQYMERSESAIAYAQDGIITSVNSAWVELFKAANEDDVAGLPLMDSFEAESHAAIKGALVATMKGKWPAEDQLDVKAHTANGESTKLALCFQLVEFEDGPHVQIEIAQRPAAVEEPTKLVHDALQRDPTTLFYHRQQFLERMQKRSANKPSSGMYVLACIQPDHFSTVQNDVGILASEDILAQLAEQIRLRLHPRDFAGRFEGTMLMVLLERGSEQDAQAWGQQLVDYIREFPFDIANQTIHLTCTVGICAISGIFNSLEEQIAAVITAKREGRSAGGNRVCLSDTDNEDTRLRRFDAIWVKHIRSALMENRFRVAHLPIAGLRSEAGPMFDMLVRMLDEQGNSVLPSEFLPAAERNNLMKTIDRWIITASMDFCLEEKAERVFIRLSRQSLKDPSLAEWVTQELGKRDLPANRICLQISERDAALHIKLAQTLASDIRAAGIGFALAHCGIERNRVQILDLLKPDFIKIDGELMHSLTSDTEMQENVRRLAAAAEERRILTIAERVENANAMAVLFQLGVHFMQGHYVHEPEVVLAEAPRVAAKSYDALING